Within the Vigna angularis cultivar LongXiaoDou No.4 chromosome 10, ASM1680809v1, whole genome shotgun sequence genome, the region GTACTAGGGACTGAAGCTTCTTTAGGACACCAAAACTTGAAGGGATTTTTCCAATGAGACCTGTGTTTGATCTAAACTCAAGTGATCTTAAGCTGCCAGCCAGATTTTCCCAGTTTGCATTGGGGATTGTAACCTGATGCCTGCGTTGTGATCTAAAGCATTTGAATAGGGATAGAGTTTTGAGGTGCTTCAGCTCAAACAAATGTGGTCTGAACTCCAAATTTTTGGCACAACTTAGAGAATTCTCGTAGATTGGTCCAATGTTCAAGACAGTAACATACCAAAATCCGTCAAACAGATCACAAGAAACCCCCTGCAGCAGAAAACAATACTAAATATCAGTCAAACAATGTTTTGAATATCATGTACTGTTTTGgaacatttttttaaagagaaCATGGCCTAATAGGAAACAGATACAGTGACTCAATGCATGCAATATTTTGCAAGGACCAAATTAGTTACTggaaaacaaagacaaaataacTGAGGTTCATACTTTGAAGCcatcattttgaaaaaaaaaaacaaaaaaatatttaaagaagaaCAATTCAGGACTCTGTATAATTCTAAAAACTGAGCCAagtgattttcttttattttcagaagGCTTGCTGCAGAATGCCAAGTTCACCTCACagttatatgtaaaaaaaattcaaggcCTTGTATACTGACATAGTAATGATAAGTTGTTACCCTGAAATCTGTAAGGCAAAAGATaataagaatttgaaattcttgaatgcAAGATGGTCTTATAACTTCAACCAGAAATAGTTTAAATAAGGTGCTACACATTTCCACAGCCAATATAAAGGTAGTTGCTATGAAATTTTGCACTTTGATGTATAGTCATTCAGAGGGGTCAAAACTGAAAAGCACCTCAATAGGAGTCCAACCACAAGGATCTGGATAGAGATCTGAGCCATTCCACCAGTTACCAACAAAACCTTGAATGGTGGAGAATAGAGCATCTTTCTCAGCCTTCTCCATAGGAGCTTTGTCAAGTTCTACTTGTCCATGACACCAAGCACTCAGAGAGATGATGAAGAGAGCAATGATGACATGACCAAAAGCCTTGAAGTTCCTCATGAGGTAAAGAGTGAAAGCAGCACTACCATGAACAGGATAAACTCAAGGTGTGGATGGAGcaaaattgataaaacaaacACAAGCAAAAGGAGCTATTTTGGCCTGAACTCTATTTCACAACTTGCATTGTGATTTTCATACACAATTCACTATTTGACATAGAAACAACATCGAActaaattacaagaaaaaggACAGACAAAGGAGGAGGAAGAGCAGGTGACTTACTCCCTCAACAGTAAGCAAGCATGTCAAGACAAAAGAAATACCAAGATGGGTCCCTATGGGAAGCAAGGGACATTTTAGCCAGTGGTatttgataaaacaaatggaGAAGATTCTTGCATCAGGAAAGGAAGAACAGGATCCTAAAATTGTGTTCAAAACTTAagaggaaaaggagaagaataaTGGTAGAGGAAAAACAAATGCATAACAAGAAACCTGACTTCTTTTCCTCTTTGTGTTTATGGAAAAGCTAAGGAAGTATATAGCAGATATAAGGGAACAACACAATATGTTCTTGTTAGCACAGTTCTCGAAGCTCAAAGTCATAATATTAACGAGCCTACGAGCCTAATATGGCCAGAGCTGTATCAAGTCTATATAAGATGAAAGCGAAATCTGGTCTGAAAATGGCACACTCTTTCTGATTCAATTATTGAATGTCACATTATTAGCATTATTATCAATGCACTTCAATACTTAACATATACGTTGGAGTTAGGAAGTAATCGTTGGACCCATAAAGAGAAGGTTGATCGGAAAGATACATACACAAATGAAATCTGAGCTCACACGAGGGGATTGATAGAAAACTTTAAGACAATGAATTAATAGATCTTTTTTCATCTTAAGATGTTCTACTCTcttatttctatccaatgtggaaCTTAGACTTAGACTTGTATTCCAGTGATAATAGAGTGTATATATCTTTTGACCATTATAAAAATTGCaaactaatgaaaatatgtattaagAACCTAACTCAATCTCAAGGTGGAACTTCCAAGAAATAGATATACTTTAAGATGTCTGATTAGATTAGATTGGTTAAGGGTATTATGAAGAAATTAAAGTGTGAGAAAAGTGGCATTAGTAGGGGACCATATCATGCATGCAAAAAATGAAAGGTGCATGTAAGTGCATGCAAGACAAAGTAGGCTTTTATCTGTTATTGCCTTGTTGTCTTGTTTGGTGGTGGTGGCCTGGGGGGTTTTAACAGCCCTCTGAAACTGCAGAGGGTAAAAAGGACAACATATCAGAGTGGCTTTGAAAACTGAAGCTAACCATATTGTTTCATTGCATTGCATTGCATTGCGGTTGGATGATGAGGACCACATTATTTTCTACCAAAAAAACCACTTCTGAGTTTTCTTATGCTAAAAAGTTTTTGGTCTGGGGTGTGAATGCAATTCCTGTCTCagcaaaaggagaagaaaaatgacAGTAATAGTATTAAGTTCGTTGTTTCCCAAGCTTTCTGCAACATTGTTGTATGATTTATTTACTGGGAAAATGTTGTGCGGTTTATCAAACGTGAATAATCATTGAGTGCCTTTTCTTTTGTGTGTGTTTATGCTAAGGAAGAATTTTtgctttattatatattttgacaaaaatagaaaactttCATGTCTTTGTTCAATTACCTTGATAATAGTTCTAAAACAAACCTTCTAAGTGGTTTTTTCATGTATGGTTGAAGTACAAAGTATTCAGATAAATTTGAAGTGCTGCAAGTATTGGATATggtttttgttcttttgtaaCTAAATGATTTTGCAGTGACTTAATTGAATTCGTTTGAATTCGTAGTTTTACACAAAATAAGTTATACAGCATTATATTGAGCTGCATGTTAGGTAATGAGTAATAACTACTGTTTTCTTGATAACTATTTTCAGacattattttcatttccacttttaaataatataatataataagatgTCTGAACAAAAGTCAATATATCTCAtctgataaaaataattatcttaatttattttactaaaaatatgaaattgaaaacatttaaaaatagggataagaataaaaaactattatttttttataaagtgttttaaaaataaaagagaaaagggtGAGGAATCCTATATAGGCATTAGCCAAGCTGCAATAAGTTAAGGCCTAAGCCTAAAATTAGGTTGACAagtccttttcttccctatgtTTCTTCGGACTACCCTCTCGTGAGCACAgacagtaaaaaaaaagaataaattatttagtttaacatattatttattataaaaagtatataaaatttacGTAATAATATCtggaaaaaattaatataaacaataCATACATAgttgatatttaataaaaaaaatatttagtgaccattaatttaaatttaattatgtcaGTGTTTAATATGTGTTAAGAgaattcatataaaattaatttaatataactatCTTTGGTTTGGacgatattttataatttttctttgcataaataaagtttgaactatgttataatatgaaaaaacaaGTCcgcataatttttctttaaatacacactaatcaaataaatttgatttcaaaagaGTTTATAAACCTCTCCATATTACTAGTATTAATCTCTCTATTTGAGTGTTAATTTCTTTCAATATCTTAAGTATTAACCTTTTTAGGTTATAAATATCAACCTCTTTAAGTAACACAAGAACATATTCTCTAAATAACATAAGTTTAACCTCTTTAAATATATCATAAGTACAATCTTTACAGATTTATGTTCTTAATTTGAAGAATCTTATAAAGGTTTATCACAAAACGTGTTGACAATATGAGggatttctcttctttcttcctcttcaatGCAAATGACATTGAAGGTTTTATTTCAATCTCATCAATGTATTGTTAGTAGTGGGTTTtgagcctaactcaacctcacaaaaccgacttgtagggtgaggtttgcacccacttataaactaagaattgatcttatctctagtcgatgtgggacttccaacatgtATATCAATATCTTTACATTCATCATTTCAAAAGAAAGTTACTCATGTAATCTTCAAGATAATCTTTAGCTTTTCTTCCTTGAAATATGTTGTATATgagatttcttctttttattgctttcttccTGTGACATCTATATTTGTAGTTTTCAAATCATATATGACTGTTGAAACTCTTGAAACAGAGAACATTTGATTTCATCTAAGCATCTTTATGCGCATTGCTTCATAAGGAAAAATCTTGGTAGTCTTCaactttatatttatcttttcttgCTCGAATCTcttatataatgaaataatatcTTTATTAAGCTTtacttcaatattttcttctttgatgtggaatgtttatatattaaattcttAAACGTTCAAATTCTTTTTCACTCAGCTAAAAGGGAAACTTAGTAACACATTTTGTTAATAGTAAAATCAATGTTTGTCTTAAAGCAGAGCATATAAAacatttctatatttatttagagATAAATGACAGTtgataattaaaacaattttcaattccaatatatataattttcttatgaaatttttttttaaaatttatttatctaaaaataattaaatcgtTGTAGTTAtcaattaatttcataaaatgaaCCAATGACAATAAATGATagcaaaagagaaaattaaactCATAACATCATTAATGCAACAACAAGGTGTTGCAATTGTTTAATTGACGGacgaatatatatttatgtcctcgtttaatttttaatattatattcttaattgattttttactttaaaataacattttaattaagattttttataattaaatttattaagtatgagaagaaaaaatataataaaaataattttttagtagtatgaatattttttgaatattttaaaatgtattattcaCCCAAATTAAATCAACATTAATTATCAATATCAATACTTAATCTTAACTATCATtacattactttattttataccattttggaatttaaaaattttttatttaaaagtttttaatttgttatagtaaaattgttaaataatttattaaatcataattatttgctgatataatatttttaacaaattatacttttatgttcttcatatttataaatgtttatattttttccttaatataaatttaaaaactctataattttaactaattctatattttatattgcatttcttaaattatttttagaaaattatttcatgaataataataataataataatgataatataataaaagttttttttgtatctttcagatttctttttaacataccattataataataaaaaaagtattcttaattattatacAAAACTAATATTGCAAAACCAAAGTGTATTAACTTTAAGTTACAGAGTTGAATAGGCTGTAAAAATGGATTACCCCTTTAGTTCTTCATTTCTGGAAAGCATTGACTTCCTTAGCAGCAAATCTATTTTTGCAAGAAAACAGTTATTGAGAACACAGGCAGCAGAACAATGCTTCTCAACTGCCAGTAATAAATGCCAAACAAACATGGATGCTACTCCAATCTAATATTACATGCCTAATCTCCTAAATAAGGAATCATAACATTTGTATATCTAAtgtgatataaataaaatatatcacgTTGTAAAAAATCTGAAGATCTTCTTGCCCATGGACACCTCACCCAGATGttcctcatcctcatcctcgtaatcatcatcattttcaacaTCATGGATTGTGCTTCCATCTTCGTCTCGATATTCTGATGTACCATTTTCCTCTGCAGCACCATTGTCATCAACAATATCTCTTGGTACttcaaactgaaaaaaaaaataacgtgtaaaaataaaatagaacgTATGTATAAAAAGTTTGGTGAAATCAATCATCACAACAAGGCTGTTACCCTAACAACTCTTTCATCTGAGACCTCCACAGTTTTTGTTGTTGTGACCTGCACCGTGTTTTTGTCTTGTACTTGTACATTGTCATCAGCTGCTAATGAGGTTTCAACAACTTCGGGTCTCATCTCCCCCTCCACCACAGCCTCTTTCCCCACACTTCTTGTTGCATTTGGTAAGGCCTGTTTTGATGAACCTTCGCCCGCACTGCTCCAGAAAAGCCGTGATATCagaacaataaagaaaaatatgaccACAGCTCCAAATATAAACAGACATGATGCATGATGGTTTTGCtgctaaatatatttaacagcCACAAGAAAGACACTTGCAATAACAACCCCTTAAAATCCTCACATAAATCCAAAGGCATTAAAACTCAATCAAGCAGTTCAATTTCCTACGGAGAAAGTATCCACCACACCACAGCTGGACAGCCAAGTAAATTAGTGCTGTCTAAACCcaaaattgttttgaattagGATCTTTTTAagttcagtaaaaaaaaaaacttctgaATAATCAACAACAAAGCATTATCTCACTATGTAAGGTCAGCAACATGGATTTAATTGCGCCATTGGACTCCGTTAAAGACCAAATTCTTAAAGATATTATTCAGCATGGGGCCATATCAACAAATATAGTTTTTGACCTTTCATTATTAGTaaaaccaattttattttaataaacataCTACAGAACAAAAATTGCCATACTTAGTATCTGAATTTAGTGTTTATGcccatataatattattaaataatctCACCACCTGAGTGATTTACGCTAAAATACAATTTCCCAACCACAGTAATAATGAGAATATAATAAATGTCATTCTTGCTATTACAGAAATCTACCTATCACAATAGCAAATATCAATTGGCCTTCAGAAATCAaccataaatttatttcaaacatatCATTGCTTTCAAGTtaatataaatctaaatattagcCGTGTATATTCAGTTCACACCTCACCCAAGAGAATCCCTCCAATAAATACACAACCAGCATAAGATATAACGTAACCTGCTACTGGTCCCAATATGGCCTGATGAGACCTGAGAATAAACTTACGTCTTGTGCTGCCTAAGATTGTATCGTTTCTCCCCAGTAACCTGAGCTGGCGGAGCAACTGTTTGCCTCTTCTTCCTGCGCCCACCAGCTGTAATACTCTCTGATTGCCCTTCACTATCACCAGCAGTCTGTTCACTTTCTGTAACTCTAGAAGTTTGTGCCCGTTGACGCTTCCTTCCAGTGTTGGCTTTCTCAATGTGACTGGAGTCTTCTGGACTGTTTTCTTTGGCTAGAAACTCTCTGGCCTCTTCAACAACAGCCTTCACTGAGCGTGTTCTAGCAATTCCAGACTTGCTTTTCCTCCCAGGTCTGCCCCTGTGAAGCTTTGGAACAGACTGCTGAGAATCATCTCGATCTCCATCAACAACACTATCAACCCGGCTGTGATCACCTATGGATAGGGAGATTTCATCCCCAACCTCTTTATCAATGTTATCAGATTGGAGGTGTGGCATATCTAGAGAGTGATATGCAATCCCAACTGCTGGTTGACGTTCATCAAGACTAACTCTAGCTCCTTCTATGTTAGGAAGAGATGCAGGCTCATCTGCTTTGTCTACACTATCATTCACATCTGAGGGTGATGTCTCAGCCATGTCTGAAGCACTAATAGCTTCAGCTCTTTTACTTGGGGACAGTTTGAAAATCTTGGATGTGCATTTGCGGAGCCAAGACACAGGTCTTACAGATCCAGAATTGTTAATGTCAGATGTAGCTACAATGTCCTGGGAGTTAGGAGGCTTATAATTCAGAACAGGGGAAATAGGCAAAGGAATGGCCACACTTTCCTTCAAGTCACGTAGTTTAGTATCAGATAAAACAAAGTTCCCAACAACTTCACCACAGACCTTGCAATTCTTCAGATTCTCAACAAGTTCaagaaaactttttctttcagcCACAAGGCATTGACGTTCTTTCTTAACTTTCTGACTGAGATTCATAAGCATTTCAGAATCTTCACGCAGTTCAAGTTGGCCTGACTGAAATTGCTGCTTGTTCAATTCAAGTTCCTTCCTTTCATTTTCTAATCTAATCCCCTCAGCCTTTGCTTCTTCCCATTCCCTCTCAGAAAGATTCTTCAATATGTTAATATTGTCAAGTTCTCTTTGCATTTTCTCCTGAaaatttctctctctttcctgCAAATCTTCCTCCATTTCTTCCTGTTTTTTCTGGATTTCATTCTCAAGATTCCTCATCTTTGATTCAAAATCTTGAAGCATTTTAGCCTGTTCATTTTTCACCTTTTCAGACAACAGGTGTTTCTCTTGATTCATTGAATCTCTAAATGATTCCTTCTCCAATTCAAGCTTCTCCagctctttctttctttgttcttgCATACTTTGTTTCTCGCTTTTcaatctttcttcttcactgttctgaaattttcttaaactttctTTCTCCACATCAATATCATGCTGCTTCCTAGtaatttcttctctcttttcatcTAGTACTTCCCACTCTTTCTCAAACCTCTCTCTCTCCTCCCTTAAGTTTTCAGCTTCCTTCACAAGAGAGTCCTTCTGCAATCTGGTATGCTCTATCTCCTGTTTCAGTTCCAATCGCAATCGAGAATTCTCTAACCTATCATCCTCAGCAAGCTTCAAATTCTCAGTCTCTTGGTGTATTTGCAGCTCCTGCAGAGAAATCTCAGCTTTTATCCTCTGAAGTTCAGCATTTAAATTCTCCAGGCTCTCCCGATCAGCAACCAATTGTTGGTTTTCCTTCTCCAACTCTTTCTCCTTGATTTTCAGagtcttttctttctcctttaaAGATTTCAATTTTGCTTCAATCTCCTTACTTTGTTCTTTTATTCTCTCAGCCTTCTTACTCAAGGCCTGCTCTTCTTTTTCAACCTTTTTTCCCCTATGGTTGATTTCAGCCTCCCTCTTCTCCAAGGCTTCCTCCTTGCTGCTAAACTCCTCAAGAAGGGATTTCCGCTTGTGTTCCATTTCAAAATCAACCTGCTGCAACTGCAAATCCAGTGTAGCCTTTTGTTCACCAAGGACCTTCTGGATCCCCTCCTGTAGAAACCACAAATTCAACCGTCAGAATGCCATAAAATCATGCAAGTAACTAATGTCAAACATGTACACTTGtgatcataatttttttttttatgattttgagtTTATATGGTGAGTTCCCACTTTCAATTTCTTTCCTTACTTTCACTTGAGAAAAATTGTGTAGAGTTGTCCTTCCCAAagtaaaccttaaaaaaaattatcaccaTGTTGACCATAAAGTAATTCAGTTAAGCAAATAAATCTTTAAACTATTATCTGCTAATGTATAAAGACAAAGCATGGCTTCTGCGTTTGGTCACTCCCAAAACATTATCCTTAAAAATGTAGTAAGTTCTTGTCAGTGGAAAAGatggtttaatattttattatcctgtagaaatattaaaagaaaaaaaaatgaactgaCAAAATGATGTTACTCAATAATAaatttgtcaattttaatatgaaatacACAAACGAAAGCAGATATGTCAAGATGCAAATGTAAAAGCATAGCACTTGTAATATCACAGTCACAGTTTTCAATTGTGAACTAATATCTGCCTGAATCATTGCACAAATGCAGAAACCAAAAGAATCCTTAGCCCTGGgaaaattcattcattcaacATGGAATTTATTCAGTGCTCTTAGAAATTTGTAAGCATCATGTCATCTGATTTTACTCCACAAAAATACCACTCTTGGACCTCAACATGAGCGAAAGCATATGGGCAGGGGTTAAGCATCTTCAAAATCTATATATTTCAAGACGAATGTCTGTCTCACTGATAtcattttgaatttcatttctaGGTCATGTGTGCTAAGTAATTATTCATTGatgttatgtaatttttttttttaactttgcaCATCATTTTATTGCATTGCATAGCAACCAGATTCCTGGACTTACTCTTTCTCTAGAATTAAGTTTTGATTCCAATGCAAAcaattctttctctttcatctccaGCATGCTCTTCAAAGAATCCACTTTCTGAAACCATAGTCACAACATACAAGGAATGGAAAGTAtaagcaaaatacaaaaaagCAGAAAACAAATCGTCAAGACACAATAAAAAAAGCCTGAACCACACCTTCTCTTCCACATTTATATTAGCTATTCTTCTAATAATCTCAGCTTCCTTTTCCTTCAATAAAGAACTAGATGAATTAACCTTTTTCTCCAACACTTCCAGGTCTCTTTCTTTCTGTTTAAGGTTGTTCTCGGTTTCAactatcttcttttctttctcactgATATTTTGCCAACCACTGGATAGCATATTTTCTCTTTGCTGTAGCTTCCTTTCCCACTCCTTCAAATCTTCCCTTTCTTTATAGAATGTTGCATCAAATGATTCTCGACTGCATCATAGAATACCAACTTCATGTTAAATTGCAATGCATAAGAGgtcaaaaaatataatgaacAGAACCATCATAATGTAGAGAAAGAGCATACTCAGTAGCTAAAGACAAACGCTCCTTTTGAAGCAAACTTTCACGAGCTTCAACCTCTTGCAATTTCATATCCAGCTCTGCATTTTTTCTGTTCACCTCAGCAAGCTTAGCCTCTGCATCAAGCAGTTTCTTGTCAACCACTGAAGACTTTTCTTCAATTCCATCAACCAACGCACTAGCTTCAGCTAGCTTTGTATGGGAGTTAGACTTGACTTGGACATGCTCTTCTTGCATTGCACGCAGAGCTCTCTCAAGCTGCAATTGAATGATTTTCGCAacatcaatataaaataaaggcACCATCTAAACAAGCATCTCAAGCTCCAACCCTAACATGAGAAACTCCAGAAATGTCATACAGATCTGATcataaaattgaaatagaaataaattgGTAAATGATAGGTACCAGAAATAAGAAAGCACAGTACAGCTGAACAATCACTGTATTAGTAATGAAATCAGGACTGTATCCGGGTTCCTATAAGTAAAGTACTGAACAATCTGAAGAGTAATAAAGGAAAGAGAACATGCATCCATGGAAACAGTAAGGCCAGAGGTTAAAGAAGATGATTGATATTATCACTATTTCTATTCTCTGATGTTTTCACCATTTCCTATACCAATATTTGAAAAAAGGAAAGCTATTTAAATAAGGTGACCTTTTTGTAATAATTAGAAAGGCGGGAACCAAAAACAGATAAAACTTAAGTTTTCAGTGCACCATAACATTCTTATATCAATTGTGGTCTTTAGGGAAAGGTAATGCCTAAATACTCCAAAATGATGTCATGGAAAGGGGTGAAGAAGTGAGGAAAAATTGAAGCCCAACCGATGATAGGCTCTTCTTCCAAcactaaccaaattaaaaaggATGGCAACACAACAGAGGAAAGTAGAAATGCAAGCAAGTACGCAAATATAACAACAAtgtaattgaagaagaaaacaaaaa harbors:
- the LOC128193297 gene encoding protein CROWDED NUCLEI 3 isoform X1; the protein is MFTPQKKVWLNAAAPFTLHRGGAATGSASAKEKAVVDGPPPPPLGSLTETTIAVGFDTGNAEDWRRFTELGLLDESVMQRKDHEALVEKVSRLERELFDYQYNMGLLLIEKKEWNSKFDQLRQELAETEEILKREQSAHLIALFEVEKREENLRKALSTERQCGADLERALRAMQEEHVQVKSNSHTKLAEASALVDGIEEKSSVVDKKLLDAEAKLAEVNRKNAELDMKLQEVEARESLLQKERLSLATDRESFDATFYKEREDLKEWERKLQQRENMLSSGWQNISEKEKKIVETENNLKQKERDLEVLEKKVNSSSSLLKEKEAEIIRRIANINVEEKKVDSLKSMLEMKEKELFALESKLNSREREGIQKVLGEQKATLDLQLQQVDFEMEHKRKSLLEEFSSKEEALEKREAEINHRGKKVEKEEQALSKKAERIKEQSKEIEAKLKSLKEKEKTLKIKEKELEKENQQLVADRESLENLNAELQRIKAEISLQELQIHQETENLKLAEDDRLENSRLRLELKQEIEHTRLQKDSLVKEAENLREERERFEKEWEVLDEKREEITRKQHDIDVEKESLRKFQNSEEERLKSEKQSMQEQRKKELEKLELEKESFRDSMNQEKHLLSEKVKNEQAKMLQDFESKMRNLENEIQKKQEEMEEDLQERERNFQEKMQRELDNINILKNLSEREWEEAKAEGIRLENERKELELNKQQFQSGQLELREDSEMLMNLSQKVKKERQCLVAERKSFLELVENLKNCKVCGEVVGNFVLSDTKLRDLKESVAIPLPISPVLNYKPPNSQDIVATSDINNSGSVRPVSWLRKCTSKIFKLSPSKRAEAISASDMAETSPSDVNDSVDKADEPASLPNIEGARVSLDERQPAVGIAYHSLDMPHLQSDNIDKEVGDEISLSIGDHSRVDSVVDGDRDDSQQSVPKLHRGRPGRKSKSGIARTRSVKAVVEEAREFLAKENSPEDSSHIEKANTGRKRQRAQTSRVTESEQTAGDSEGQSESITAGGRRKKRQTVAPPAQVTGEKRYNLRQHKTAGEGSSKQALPNATRSVGKEAVVEGEMRPEVVETSLAADDNVQVQDKNTVQVTTTKTVEVSDERVVRFEVPRDIVDDNGAAEENGTSEYRDEDGSTIHDVENDDDYEDEDEEHLGEVSMGKKIFRFFTT
- the LOC128193297 gene encoding protein CROWDED NUCLEI 3 isoform X2 — protein: MFTPQKKVWLNAAAPFTLHRGGAATGSASAKEKAVVDGPPPPPLGSLTETTIAVGFDTGNAEDWRRFTELGLLDESVMQRKDHEALVEKVSRLERELFDYQYNMGLLLIEKKEWNSKFDQLRQELAETEEILKREQSAHLIALFEVEKREENLRKALSTERQCGADLERALRAMQEEHVQVKSNSHTKLAEASALVDGIEEKSSVVDKKLLDAEAKLAEVNRKNAELDMKLQEVEARESLLQKERLSLATDRESFDATFYKEREDLKEWERKLQQRENMLSSGWQNISEKEKKIVETENNLKQKERDLEVLEKKVNSSSSLLKEKEAEIIRRIANINVEEKKVDSLKSMLEMKEKELFALESKLNSREREGIQKVLGEQKATLDLQLQQVDFEMEHKRKSLLEEFSSKEEALEKREAEINHRGKKVEKEEQALSKKAERIKEQSKEIEAKLKSLKEKEKTLKIKEKELEKENQQLVADRESLENLNAELQRIKAEISLQELQIHQETENLKLAEDDRLENSRLRLELKQEIEHTRLQKDSLVKEAENLREERERFEKEWEVLDEKREEITRKQHDIDVEKESLRKFQNSEEERLKSEKQSMQEQRKKELEKLELEKESFRDSMNQEKHLLSEKVKNEQAKMLQDFESKMRNLENEIQKKQEEMEEDLQERERNFQEKMQRELDNINILKNLSEREWEEAKAEGIRLENERKELELNKQQFQSGQLELREDSEMLMNLSQKVKKERQCLVAERKSFLELVENLKNCKVCGEVVGNFVLSDTKLRDLKESVAIPLPISPVLNYKPPNSQDIVATSDINNSGSVRPVSWLRKCTSKIFKLSPSKRAEAISASDMAETSPSDVNDSVDKADEPASLPNIEGARVSLDERQPAVGIAYHSLDMPHLQSDNIDKEVGDEISLSIGDHSRVDSVVDGDRDDSQQSVPKLHRGRPGRKSKSGIARTRSVKAVVEEAREFLAKENSPEDSSHIEKANTGRKRQRAQTSRVTESEQTAGDSEGQSESITAGGRRKKRQTVAPPAQVTGEKRYNLRQHKT